One stretch of Nocardia mangyaensis DNA includes these proteins:
- a CDS encoding response regulator transcription factor, whose amino-acid sequence MALGRSNTEISAELFISEAVTRTHVAQVITKTGSRDRTQAVGLAYQSGLMR is encoded by the coding sequence ATGGCACTCGGACGGTCCAACACCGAAATCAGTGCCGAACTGTTCATCAGCGAGGCAGTCACCCGCACCCACGTCGCCCAGGTGATCACGAAGACCGGATCCCGCGACCGAACCCAGGCCGTTGGCCTCGCGTATCAGAGCGGGCTGATGCGGTGA
- a CDS encoding WS/DGAT/MGAT family O-acyltransferase, producing MTYMPPMDAMFLAMESREHPMHVGGLALFEKTDRADDFARTLYEDMVRGDGTVASMFRRRPGRSLGAFSLLRWDLDDDVELDFHVRLLSLPAPGRVRELLELVSMLHGALLDRHRPLWEVYVIEGLADGRVAMYAKTHHALMDGVAAVRTWQRTLASDPVARDCRPPWRAERQRRQQKSTGLSDLTGAVRSISRTVGSVPEAISGTLELTRRTPGPLPFRAPHTMFNVPISGGRRFAAQSWPLSRLRAVTATTGVTLNDLVLALCAGALRRYLLAEDVLPERPLIAMVPVSLRGTETGPADGGNAVGAALCDLGTDEPDPHARLARIRESMVRTKSTMSRLTPLQVLGLSAVNVAGLALPSLPWRHDNGRPPFNIVISNVPGDEKPKYWNGVRLEAFYPASIPLDGQAVNITTISSGGSMHFGIVGCRRAVPHLQRLLLGLEESLAELEQLD from the coding sequence ATGACCTACATGCCCCCGATGGACGCGATGTTCCTGGCGATGGAGTCGCGTGAGCATCCGATGCACGTCGGCGGGCTGGCATTGTTCGAAAAGACCGACCGTGCCGACGATTTCGCTCGGACGCTGTACGAGGACATGGTGCGCGGCGACGGCACGGTGGCGTCGATGTTCCGGCGGCGGCCGGGGCGTTCGCTCGGCGCGTTCTCCCTGCTGCGGTGGGACCTCGACGACGACGTCGAACTCGACTTCCACGTCCGGCTACTGTCCCTGCCCGCGCCCGGACGCGTGCGGGAACTGCTGGAGCTGGTGTCGATGCTGCACGGTGCACTACTGGACCGGCACCGCCCGCTGTGGGAGGTGTACGTGATCGAGGGCCTGGCCGATGGCCGTGTGGCCATGTACGCCAAGACGCATCACGCGCTGATGGACGGCGTCGCGGCTGTGCGGACCTGGCAGCGCACATTGGCGTCGGATCCGGTGGCCCGCGACTGTCGACCACCGTGGCGGGCGGAACGGCAACGCAGACAACAGAAGTCGACAGGATTGTCCGACCTGACCGGCGCGGTGCGGTCGATCTCCCGGACCGTCGGTTCGGTGCCGGAGGCGATCTCGGGAACCCTCGAACTCACACGGCGCACGCCGGGCCCGCTGCCGTTCCGCGCGCCGCACACCATGTTCAACGTGCCGATCAGCGGCGGCCGACGGTTCGCCGCGCAGTCGTGGCCGCTGTCTCGATTGCGGGCCGTCACCGCGACGACCGGCGTCACGCTCAACGATCTGGTCCTCGCCCTGTGCGCGGGTGCCCTGCGCCGATATCTGCTCGCCGAGGACGTGCTGCCCGAGCGTCCGCTGATCGCGATGGTCCCGGTGTCGCTGCGCGGGACCGAGACGGGACCGGCCGACGGCGGCAATGCGGTCGGCGCGGCACTGTGCGATCTCGGCACCGACGAACCCGACCCGCACGCTCGCCTGGCGCGCATCCGCGAGTCGATGGTCCGGACGAAGTCGACCATGTCGCGGTTGACTCCACTGCAGGTGCTCGGCCTGTCGGCGGTGAACGTGGCCGGCCTGGCGTTGCCGTCGCTGCCCTGGCGGCACGACAACGGCCGACCGCCGTTCAACATCGTCATCTCGAATGTCCCCGGCGACGAGAAGCCGAAATACTGGAACGGAGTCCGACTCGAAGCCTTCTATCCCGCGTCGATCCCGCTCGACGGCCAAGCCGTCAACATCACCACCATCAGCTCCGGTGGCAGCATGCACTTCGGCATCGTCGGCTGCCGCCGCGCCGTCCCCCACCTGCAGCGGCTCCTCCTCGGGCTGGAGGAATCCCTGGCCGAACTCGAACAGCTCGATTGA
- a CDS encoding serine hydrolase domain-containing protein, which translates to MLSHTAVRGSAAPRFQDAVDRFGRLFEGGRGGGALAVYLHGRRVVDVWTGCADAAGEVPWGENTGALSYSTSKGVTSTVLHVLAGRGLVDYRAPVAEYWPEFGVKGKAGITVAEAMSHRAGLSRIGVFARNADELADHQLIEERLAAAAPDRFRGFPAYHAISYGTLIAGIARAVTGKSMGELYRTELAEPLGIDGLHLGTPGPGSTTTVAGTHGSTTPLGIPQADMMIRLAARTPVPGAGFLRSIYTEGIDRLALGTEPAILRGEMPGANGVFTARSLAAVYNVIATESPLLSRGRVRAMARLQSVLPDRNLLLPMGWRLGYHSWPVMGAPNAFGHIGFAGSGGWVDPASGLAVGFVHNWAPEALSLPRDQFVLLGLLTAVVRGAGAEAGDPVELPVAV; encoded by the coding sequence GTGCTGTCGCACACCGCTGTTCGCGGTAGTGCCGCTCCCCGGTTCCAGGATGCTGTCGACCGGTTCGGGCGGTTGTTCGAGGGTGGGCGTGGCGGGGGTGCGCTGGCGGTATACCTGCATGGGCGGCGGGTTGTCGATGTGTGGACGGGGTGTGCGGATGCGGCGGGGGAGGTGCCGTGGGGGGAGAACACCGGCGCGCTGTCGTACTCGACCTCCAAGGGTGTGACCTCGACGGTTCTGCACGTGCTCGCCGGGCGGGGGCTGGTGGACTATCGGGCGCCGGTCGCGGAGTACTGGCCCGAGTTCGGGGTCAAGGGGAAGGCGGGGATCACCGTCGCCGAGGCGATGAGTCATCGGGCGGGATTGTCGCGGATCGGTGTGTTCGCGCGCAACGCCGATGAGCTCGCCGATCATCAGCTGATCGAGGAACGGCTCGCCGCCGCGGCGCCGGACCGGTTCCGTGGCTTCCCGGCCTATCACGCGATCTCCTACGGCACCCTCATCGCCGGGATCGCCAGGGCGGTGACCGGCAAGAGCATGGGCGAGCTGTACCGGACGGAACTGGCCGAACCGCTCGGGATCGACGGGCTGCATCTCGGAACACCGGGACCCGGCTCGACCACCACCGTCGCCGGAACCCACGGTTCGACGACTCCGCTGGGAATTCCCCAGGCCGACATGATGATTCGGCTGGCGGCCCGCACGCCGGTGCCCGGCGCGGGATTCCTGCGCTCGATCTACACCGAGGGCATCGATCGGCTGGCACTGGGCACCGAGCCCGCCATCCTTCGTGGTGAAATGCCTGGCGCGAACGGTGTGTTCACCGCGCGCTCGCTGGCCGCGGTCTACAACGTGATCGCCACCGAGTCGCCGCTGCTGTCGCGGGGCCGGGTGCGCGCGATGGCGCGGTTGCAGTCGGTGCTGCCCGATCGCAATCTGCTGTTGCCGATGGGTTGGCGGCTCGGCTACCACTCCTGGCCGGTCATGGGCGCGCCGAACGCGTTCGGGCACATCGGGTTCGCCGGTTCTGGTGGCTGGGTGGATCCGGCCTCGGGACTGGCCGTGGGGTTCGTGCACAACTGGGCGCCGGAAGCGCTGTCGCTGCCGCGTGACCAGTTCGTGCTGCTCGGTCTGCTGACCGCGGTGGTACGGGGCGCCGGTGCGGAAGCGGGCGATCCGGTCGAGCTGCCGGTGGCAGTCTGA
- a CDS encoding lipase family protein, translated as MTVNADVFDESAPVEPLRFDHPGQPRRPEDDPFHTPPRGWEATAPGAILHTRRVTIAAFGLVRQSFTAWQLLYRTTDLDDRPDTTVVTVLVPEGVAGRPERVLSFQCAIDAVSSQCFPSYALRQGARALGAVPQFEIFLIGAALDRGWIVAVPDHEGMLGVFGAPREPGYRSLDGIRATLGFGELGLDPATPVGLFGYSGGGMATSWTAEMAGTYAPELTIVGAAAGSPVGDPASTFLRLNGSVFSGLPGMVVAGLRRVSPALDAALSDATPDAQRRLTDLTERTTVGAVLRAPRMDWDTMTTKPLADVLAEPEIVELMRSLQLGLHTPTMPMLVVQSVADPLISVDDVDGQVQRYRAAGAHVTYLRDRLSEHITLAVFAAPLMFDWLDDRFAGRPLPESTTSTVTTVLTRRGTVPGLLRFLRVCLRMLGGRGVPA; from the coding sequence ATGACCGTCAATGCCGACGTCTTCGATGAATCCGCGCCGGTGGAGCCGCTGCGGTTCGACCACCCCGGCCAACCGCGACGTCCCGAGGACGACCCGTTCCACACCCCGCCGCGTGGCTGGGAGGCGACGGCGCCCGGTGCGATTCTGCACACGCGACGGGTCACGATCGCCGCGTTCGGACTGGTCCGGCAGTCGTTCACCGCGTGGCAATTGCTCTACCGCACCACCGATCTCGATGATCGACCCGATACGACGGTGGTCACCGTGCTGGTGCCCGAGGGGGTCGCCGGTCGTCCCGAGCGGGTGCTCAGTTTCCAGTGCGCCATCGACGCGGTGTCGTCGCAGTGTTTTCCGTCCTACGCGCTGCGGCAGGGGGCGCGCGCCCTGGGGGCGGTGCCGCAGTTCGAGATCTTCCTGATCGGCGCCGCGCTCGACCGCGGCTGGATCGTCGCCGTGCCCGATCACGAGGGGATGCTCGGGGTGTTCGGCGCCCCGCGCGAACCGGGGTATCGCTCGCTCGACGGGATCAGGGCCACACTGGGTTTCGGCGAATTGGGCCTCGACCCGGCCACGCCGGTCGGATTGTTCGGCTACTCCGGTGGCGGTATGGCGACCTCGTGGACCGCTGAGATGGCGGGTACGTATGCGCCGGAACTGACCATCGTCGGCGCGGCGGCCGGATCGCCGGTCGGTGATCCCGCCTCGACCTTCCTGCGGCTCAACGGCTCGGTGTTCTCGGGCTTACCCGGCATGGTCGTGGCCGGCCTACGCCGCGTCTCACCCGCCCTCGACGCCGCCCTCAGTGACGCCACCCCCGACGCGCAACGGCGGCTGACGGACCTGACCGAGCGGACCACCGTCGGCGCGGTGCTGCGCGCACCGCGGATGGACTGGGACACCATGACCACCAAGCCGCTGGCCGATGTGCTGGCCGAGCCGGAGATCGTGGAACTCATGCGGAGCCTGCAACTGGGCCTGCACACCCCGACCATGCCGATGCTGGTCGTGCAGAGTGTCGCCGACCCGCTGATCTCGGTGGACGATGTGGACGGTCAGGTGCAGCGCTACCGGGCCGCCGGGGCCCACGTCACGTATCTGCGTGATCGTCTCAGTGAGCACATCACCTTGGCGGTCTTCGCCGCTCCGCTGATGTTCGACTGGCTCGACGACCGCTTCGCCGGTCGCCCACTGCCCGAATCGACGACGAGTACCGTCACCACCGTCCTGACTCGCCGCGGCACCGTGCCCGGCCTGTTGCGCTTCCTCCGGGTCTGCCTACGCATGCTGGGCGGACGAGGCGTTCCCGCCTGA
- a CDS encoding aminotransferase class III-fold pyridoxal phosphate-dependent enzyme, whose translation MTTVVKKKTSSPAREVARLATWFPYYGTRGYRQFRRTGDKAVVTSNLREFLVRMGPMYTKAGQILGTQTGLFDSDAITEFRALFADMPAMSPVESTLLLGTAGNDELNRRLVDFDPVAIAAGTVAQVHRGRLDTGQIVAVKIVKSGVRERLVASTQATSAMLTTLQKLIPLARSYDAVSHFAELRPFLVDQCDMRIEAQRQGRVRENFRAHPFVRVPEVYPELCSEDVLVMEFIDDAIPGTEYDKCTYPRGELARRLQDIIYTMAFFHGEFHVDPHPGNVMFTDDGQIIMLDYGLVGTLSEDSKWNLAAFYYACIHREWDKAVERFVEAFTVPPEGATGFPDDRRDQLTAVLKYHFEDKSDSWSTMGFFDDATKVLRAANWRLTTEFTLLGLAFLTGEGFVSAVDPDIDVWANARKFTDRFSPFMSAELKELFDVEIAGHMPQAMAIKNDGERALIAQIHMDRYMLPSEYPLIVDTAEGSRITDIDGNSYIDLSSGFGPHILGYRPKPVVDAVEEAVRKGAVNAIGNRAELELASIIAEAFGGDRNVVFTNSGTESVLTASRIARAFTGKDVVGKFEGHYHGWSDQGMVSSWFRYSGDPKEPTPVSNSAGAQRGVVENTLVFQYGADYSLERIRRHAATLAAVVIEPMPSMNLDYDPEFLRKLRQVCDECGVVLIFDEVVSGFRVTYGGVQTLAGVEPDLTCLGKIVGGGLPGGAVVGSGRVMQSARTTNDPFEDFATRAFCGGTTSGNSVSTAAGAAVLTYLRDNPAVYSELDAKTDYLREALQKIADEEEVGAQVRGKHTVFSIGFEYSKPALARDQAAGSHVKAMLALAYYMRLNGVYLPELHTIMLGDAHSYEDLDLVAAAFRKSIREMKQQNFFSF comes from the coding sequence ATGACGACTGTCGTGAAGAAGAAGACGAGCTCACCCGCTCGTGAAGTCGCCCGTTTGGCCACCTGGTTCCCTTATTACGGAACCCGTGGTTACCGGCAGTTCCGGCGTACCGGGGACAAAGCCGTGGTGACGTCGAATCTCCGGGAATTCCTGGTCCGAATGGGGCCGATGTACACCAAGGCCGGCCAGATTCTCGGCACGCAGACCGGATTGTTCGACAGCGACGCCATCACCGAATTCCGCGCGCTGTTCGCCGATATGCCCGCGATGTCGCCGGTCGAATCGACCCTGCTGCTCGGCACCGCGGGCAACGATGAGCTCAATCGCAGGCTGGTCGACTTCGACCCCGTCGCGATCGCGGCGGGCACCGTCGCCCAGGTGCACCGTGGGCGGCTCGACACCGGCCAGATCGTCGCCGTCAAGATCGTGAAATCCGGTGTGCGCGAGCGGCTCGTCGCGAGCACCCAGGCGACCAGCGCCATGCTGACCACGCTGCAGAAACTCATTCCGCTCGCCCGGTCCTACGACGCGGTGAGCCACTTCGCCGAGCTGCGTCCGTTCCTGGTCGACCAGTGCGACATGCGCATCGAGGCGCAGCGCCAGGGCCGGGTCAGGGAGAACTTCCGGGCGCATCCGTTCGTGCGGGTTCCCGAGGTGTACCCGGAGCTGTGCTCCGAGGACGTGCTGGTCATGGAATTCATCGACGACGCGATTCCGGGCACCGAATACGACAAGTGCACCTACCCGCGCGGTGAGCTCGCGCGCCGCCTGCAGGACATCATCTACACGATGGCGTTCTTCCACGGTGAATTCCACGTCGACCCGCATCCGGGCAATGTGATGTTCACCGACGACGGCCAGATCATCATGCTCGACTACGGGCTGGTCGGCACCCTGTCCGAAGACAGCAAATGGAACCTGGCCGCCTTCTATTACGCGTGCATTCACCGTGAATGGGACAAAGCCGTCGAACGTTTCGTCGAGGCTTTCACGGTACCGCCCGAGGGCGCGACCGGTTTTCCCGACGACCGTCGTGATCAACTGACCGCGGTCCTGAAATACCACTTCGAGGACAAGAGCGACTCGTGGTCGACAATGGGCTTCTTCGACGACGCGACAAAGGTACTGCGCGCGGCGAATTGGCGACTCACCACCGAATTCACACTGCTGGGGCTGGCCTTCCTGACCGGTGAGGGCTTCGTCAGCGCGGTGGACCCCGACATCGACGTCTGGGCCAACGCGCGCAAGTTCACCGACCGGTTCTCGCCGTTCATGAGCGCCGAGCTCAAGGAGTTGTTCGACGTCGAGATCGCCGGGCACATGCCGCAGGCGATGGCGATCAAGAACGACGGAGAGCGCGCGCTGATCGCCCAGATCCACATGGATCGCTACATGCTGCCCAGCGAGTACCCGCTGATCGTCGACACCGCCGAGGGCAGCCGGATCACCGACATCGACGGCAACAGCTACATCGACCTGTCCAGCGGTTTCGGCCCGCACATCCTGGGCTACCGGCCCAAGCCCGTCGTCGACGCGGTCGAGGAGGCCGTCCGCAAGGGCGCGGTCAACGCGATCGGCAACCGCGCCGAACTCGAGCTCGCCTCGATCATCGCCGAGGCGTTCGGCGGCGACCGCAATGTGGTCTTCACCAACTCCGGTACCGAGTCGGTGCTCACCGCCTCCCGCATCGCCCGCGCGTTCACCGGCAAGGACGTGGTCGGCAAGTTCGAAGGCCACTATCACGGCTGGTCCGATCAGGGCATGGTGTCGTCCTGGTTCCGCTACAGCGGTGACCCGAAAGAGCCGACGCCGGTGAGTAATTCGGCCGGTGCGCAGCGCGGTGTCGTCGAGAACACGCTGGTGTTCCAGTACGGTGCGGACTACTCGCTCGAGCGGATCCGGCGGCACGCCGCGACGCTGGCCGCGGTGGTCATCGAGCCGATGCCGTCGATGAACCTCGACTACGACCCGGAGTTCCTGCGCAAGCTGCGGCAGGTGTGCGACGAGTGCGGGGTGGTGCTGATCTTCGACGAGGTGGTCAGCGGCTTCCGGGTGACCTATGGCGGCGTGCAGACGCTGGCCGGTGTCGAGCCGGACCTGACCTGTCTGGGCAAGATCGTCGGCGGGGGCCTGCCCGGCGGCGCTGTCGTCGGCAGCGGCCGGGTCATGCAGTCGGCGCGCACGACCAACGATCCGTTCGAGGACTTCGCCACCAGGGCGTTCTGCGGCGGCACCACCAGCGGAAACTCGGTCTCGACCGCCGCGGGCGCGGCCGTGCTCACCTACCTGCGCGACAATCCGGCGGTGTACAGCGAACTCGACGCCAAGACCGACTACCTGCGCGAGGCCTTGCAGAAGATCGCCGACGAGGAGGAGGTCGGGGCGCAGGTGCGCGGAAAGCACACTGTGTTCAGCATCGGCTTCGAGTACTCCAAGCCCGCGCTGGCCCGCGACCAGGCGGCAGGCAGCCACGTCAAGGCGATGCTGGCGCTGGCCTACTACATGCGTCTGAACGGGGTGTATCTGCCCGAGCTGCACACCATCATGCTCGGCGACGCGCACAGCTACGAAGACCTCGACCTCGTCGCCGCGGCGTTCCGCAAGAGCATCCGCGAGATGAAGCAGCAGAATTTCTTCTCGTTCTGA
- a CDS encoding MMPL family transporter, with amino-acid sequence MSTHTLSKSAPQQSAPTGGGRGEPRGLAAGWARWCYRLRWLILGCWAIIAVVGGIQYTVLETHLSLPDYSISGSESATATEVLAQRFPRIGAEQVAVVVSAGEGRLVEAAVGPIVEAVRGVPGIGDILDPTTAQVGPQLATADRRTAMILVALSGEVAERDLATDRIEAAVAGVELPVGVTADLTGETPLNKALADVEREDQVRAEIIGLSLAILLLVWGLRSLLASGLAVVSAILGVALSSCGIAVIAGSLGMSQFALVVATIIGLGVGIDYALFIISRFREELAERADTSQATVLVALTRALQTSGHTVIISGVIVMVSLCSIMIIDGPVFREIAIAAGLVVLCSMFAAVTALPALLAVLAPRLAARPHRSDTKTDPTTGRWYRWVTLVQRRPAAWGVPTFLLLILLAVPVTGMKLGLDLGIGTLSETPAGRGYATAADAFGGSAVAPIYLSACVGEWRTLNNGDATRVRGYLDGLEGNGGVLSTASVFDVAPTDFESLAGGPVGRAVSGSLIDDAERPRCLLALVQPAHPVDAPETGALVDQLRGDAAALAANGIQVHIGGMSAQYRDLAEETSAMLPLVVLLVLVLSLIYLVITLRSVVIPIKAIALNALATAAALGATIAVFQFGYGESLFAFTSVGSIQAFLPVAMFAVLFGLSMDYEVFMVRRIREEYLLCGDTAEAVRRAMARVAPQITIAGLIMIAVFGSLVVADVLELKQIGFGLAVAIAIDISLIRLIMVPVLMSLADGWNWWFPGSQKPTAAPSGAPREGSR; translated from the coding sequence ATGAGTACGCACACGCTGAGCAAGTCAGCACCACAGCAGAGCGCACCCACCGGTGGAGGCCGCGGTGAACCTCGCGGCCTCGCCGCCGGCTGGGCGCGGTGGTGCTACCGGCTACGCTGGCTGATCCTCGGGTGCTGGGCGATCATCGCGGTCGTCGGCGGCATCCAGTACACGGTGCTGGAAACCCACCTGAGCCTGCCCGACTACTCGATTTCGGGTTCCGAATCAGCGACGGCCACCGAGGTGTTGGCGCAGCGGTTCCCGCGGATCGGCGCCGAGCAGGTGGCGGTGGTGGTGTCGGCGGGCGAGGGGCGACTGGTCGAGGCGGCGGTCGGCCCGATCGTCGAAGCCGTGCGGGGCGTGCCCGGCATCGGCGACATCCTCGACCCGACCACCGCCCAGGTCGGTCCGCAATTGGCCACCGCCGATCGCCGCACGGCGATGATCCTGGTGGCCCTCAGCGGTGAGGTGGCCGAGCGTGACCTGGCCACCGATCGCATCGAGGCCGCGGTGGCCGGGGTCGAACTGCCGGTGGGGGTCACCGCCGATCTGACCGGGGAGACGCCACTGAACAAGGCGCTGGCCGATGTCGAGCGCGAGGACCAGGTCAGGGCCGAGATCATCGGGCTGAGCCTGGCGATCCTGCTGCTGGTCTGGGGGCTGCGGTCGCTGCTCGCCTCGGGCCTGGCGGTGGTGTCGGCGATTCTCGGTGTGGCGCTGAGCAGTTGCGGCATCGCCGTCATCGCCGGCTCGCTCGGCATGTCGCAGTTCGCGCTGGTGGTCGCGACGATCATCGGCCTCGGGGTGGGCATCGACTACGCGCTGTTCATCATCAGCAGGTTCCGCGAGGAACTCGCCGAGCGCGCGGACACCTCGCAGGCCACGGTGCTCGTCGCGCTGACGCGCGCCCTGCAGACCTCGGGGCACACCGTGATCATCTCCGGCGTCATCGTGATGGTGTCGCTGTGCTCGATCATGATCATCGACGGCCCGGTGTTCCGCGAGATCGCCATCGCCGCGGGACTTGTCGTGCTGTGCTCGATGTTCGCCGCGGTCACCGCGCTACCCGCCTTGCTCGCGGTGCTGGCGCCCCGGCTCGCCGCGCGCCCGCACCGATCCGACACGAAGACCGACCCGACGACCGGCCGGTGGTATCGCTGGGTCACGCTGGTGCAGCGTCGGCCCGCCGCATGGGGTGTCCCGACCTTCCTGCTGCTGATCCTGTTGGCCGTGCCGGTCACCGGGATGAAGCTGGGCTTGGACCTGGGCATCGGCACCCTCTCGGAGACCCCGGCGGGTCGCGGCTACGCGACCGCGGCCGATGCCTTCGGCGGATCGGCCGTCGCCCCGATCTACCTGTCGGCGTGCGTGGGGGAGTGGCGGACGCTGAACAACGGCGATGCCACCCGGGTGCGCGGCTACCTCGACGGGCTGGAAGGCAACGGGGGCGTGCTGTCGACGGCATCGGTCTTCGATGTCGCGCCAACGGATTTCGAGTCCCTGGCCGGCGGACCGGTCGGACGGGCCGTCAGTGGTTCGCTGATCGACGATGCCGAGCGCCCGCGCTGCCTGCTGGCGTTGGTGCAGCCCGCCCATCCGGTCGACGCACCCGAAACCGGTGCCCTGGTGGACCAGCTGCGCGGCGATGCGGCGGCTTTGGCGGCCAACGGGATTCAGGTGCACATCGGCGGAATGTCGGCGCAGTACCGGGATCTCGCCGAGGAGACCTCCGCGATGCTGCCGCTGGTCGTGCTGCTCGTGCTGGTTCTGTCGCTGATCTACCTGGTGATCACCCTGCGCAGCGTCGTCATCCCGATCAAGGCGATTGCGTTGAACGCGCTGGCGACCGCCGCCGCCCTCGGCGCCACGATCGCGGTCTTCCAATTCGGGTACGGCGAATCACTGTTCGCGTTCACGAGTGTGGGCAGTATCCAGGCGTTCCTGCCGGTGGCCATGTTCGCGGTGCTGTTCGGGCTGTCGATGGACTACGAGGTGTTCATGGTGCGCCGGATCAGGGAGGAGTACCTGCTCTGCGGCGACACCGCCGAAGCGGTGCGCCGCGCCATGGCCAGGGTCGCGCCGCAGATCACGATCGCGGGGCTGATCATGATCGCGGTCTTCGGTTCGCTGGTGGTCGCCGATGTGCTCGAACTCAAGCAGATCGGGTTCGGCCTCGCCGTGGCCATCGCGATCGACATCTCGCTGATCCGGCTGATCATGGTGCCGGTGCTCATGTCGTTGGCCGACGGATGGAACTGGTGGTTTCCGGGTAGCCAGAAGCCGACGGCGGCGCCGAGCGGCGCGCCGAGGGAAGGGAGTCGTTGA
- a CDS encoding saccharopine dehydrogenase family protein, with protein MRVLVLGGAGEIGRAAARMLAAHEDVEQVVIGDLSESNARAVAEALGAQARQIDVTEHDRLVALVREHDIVVNTVGPYFRFGPGILAAAIEAGRDYVDVCDDPAPTATMLDMHEQAVANGVTAVIGMGASPGVANLLARQAISGLDRADSVVTGWNLLMAQPAQRSWQPSAAIVHGIEQVSTPIPVIRGNEQVREKPLTKTTVDYPGIGSGTGWTFGHPEPVTLFHTYPGLVDCVNLAVAPPHVIGPLTALGTAVRSGFLSRARAASVAAVVENLLPSSPLAALDNCALPPLFATATGTLDGEPATIGCALGQFPGLTMAEATGIPLAVGTVLHPKQPGVHPPEAVFDPEEFFRALAPHCLGNPRPESMVVTTNSQWSSERNARALDTGSLVTALLRHKR; from the coding sequence ATGCGTGTGCTGGTGCTGGGTGGGGCGGGCGAGATCGGCCGGGCCGCGGCGCGAATGCTCGCCGCGCACGAGGATGTCGAGCAGGTGGTGATCGGCGATCTGTCCGAGTCGAACGCGCGGGCGGTCGCCGAGGCACTCGGGGCGCAGGCGCGTCAGATCGACGTCACCGAGCACGACCGGCTGGTGGCGCTGGTCCGCGAGCACGACATCGTGGTCAACACCGTCGGCCCGTACTTCCGGTTCGGGCCCGGCATCCTGGCCGCCGCCATCGAGGCCGGGCGCGACTACGTCGACGTCTGTGACGATCCGGCGCCGACCGCGACCATGCTCGACATGCACGAGCAGGCCGTGGCCAACGGGGTCACCGCGGTGATCGGTATGGGCGCCAGTCCCGGCGTCGCGAATCTGCTCGCCCGCCAGGCGATCAGCGGGCTCGACCGGGCCGACTCCGTGGTCACCGGCTGGAACCTGCTGATGGCCCAGCCCGCCCAGCGGTCCTGGCAGCCGAGCGCGGCGATCGTGCACGGCATCGAGCAGGTGAGCACGCCCATCCCGGTGATTCGCGGCAACGAGCAGGTGCGCGAGAAGCCACTGACGAAGACGACCGTCGACTACCCGGGGATCGGTTCGGGGACCGGCTGGACCTTCGGCCACCCCGAACCGGTGACCCTGTTCCACACCTACCCCGGCCTCGTCGACTGTGTGAATCTCGCGGTCGCCCCGCCGCATGTCATCGGCCCGCTCACCGCGCTCGGCACGGCCGTGCGCTCCGGGTTCCTCTCCCGGGCCCGTGCCGCTTCCGTCGCCGCGGTCGTCGAGAACCTCCTGCCCAGCTCCCCGCTCGCGGCCCTGGACAACTGCGCCCTGCCGCCGCTGTTCGCGACCGCCACCGGCACCCTCGACGGCGAACCCGCCACCATCGGCTGCGCGCTGGGCCAATTCCCCGGCCTGACCATGGCGGAGGCCACCGGAATCCCACTGGCGGTGGGCACTGTCCTGCACCCGAAGCAGCCGGGCGTCCACCCGCCGGAAGCCGTCTTCGACCCCGAAGAATTCTTCCGCGCCCTCGCCCCACACTGCCTGGGGAATCCCCGCCCCGAGTCGATGGTCGTGACCACCAACAGTCAGTGGTCATCCGAGCGCAACGCCCGCGCCCTCGACACCGGCTCCCTCGTCACCGCCCTCCTGCGCCACAAGCGCTGA
- a CDS encoding MBL fold metallo-hydrolase — MNPRIERVVTSGTFSLDGGTWDVDNNVWLIGDDAEVLVIDAAHDAAAIAAAVGDRTVSAILCTHGHNDHVTVAPDLADRFDAPILLHPGDEPLWRMTHPDTDYRSLADTTRITLAGTDIDLLHTPGHSPGSVSLHVPDLSALFTGDTLFAGGPGATGRSFSDFDTIIDSIRDRLFALPDDTVVHTGHGDTTTIGTERPALADWIARGH, encoded by the coding sequence GTGAACCCGCGCATCGAACGCGTCGTCACCTCGGGCACTTTCAGCCTCGACGGGGGCACCTGGGATGTCGACAACAATGTCTGGCTGATCGGTGACGACGCCGAGGTGCTCGTCATCGATGCCGCCCACGACGCCGCCGCCATCGCCGCCGCTGTCGGCGACCGCACGGTCTCGGCCATCCTGTGCACGCACGGACACAACGACCACGTCACCGTCGCCCCGGATCTCGCCGACCGCTTCGACGCCCCGATCCTGCTGCACCCCGGCGACGAGCCCCTGTGGCGGATGACCCACCCCGACACCGACTACCGCTCCCTCGCCGACACCACCCGGATCACGTTGGCGGGCACCGACATCGACCTTCTCCACACACCGGGCCACTCCCCCGGTTCGGTCTCGCTGCACGTCCCCGACCTGTCCGCCCTGTTCACCGGCGACACCCTCTTCGCAGGCGGCCCCGGTGCCACCGGCCGCTCCTTCTCCGACTTCGACACGATCATCGACTCCATCCGCGACCGCCTCTTCGCCCTCCCCGACGACACCGTCGTCCACACCGGCCACGGCGACACCACCACCATCGGCACCGAACGCCCCGCGCTGGCCGACTGGATCGCCCGCGGGCACTGA